In one Saccharibacillus brassicae genomic region, the following are encoded:
- a CDS encoding MATE family efflux transporter has protein sequence MDAENLHYFEKAPITKAVAHFAVPMMLGMSMSVIYSILNAYFLGTLHNTAMLTALALTLPLFALIMALGNLIGMGAGTFISRLLGEKKYDQIKHVSAFAVYGSLLLGLIVIAVGLPLIDPIVHGLGATPGSFGFTKDYVTVMLIGAPVVVLCFTLENIVRSEGAAVTSMVGMILSVVVNIALDALAVFVLHAGVIGVASATIVANLVACVFYLFHMGVKSPFLTISVKWFKATREIVGNVLKIGIPVFIMSVFLGAMSLLLNHFLIEYGDRATAAYGLSSRLLQFPEFILMGLCEGVVPLIAFSFTANRLRMKQAIGFTVKAIALLAALFGLVVYLTSDHLIGWFTRDPQLIEMGSYILRVTFLSLFVSGATALFTGIFQATGQGTAALVMSVIQGVTLIPVLFVANAAYGFHGVVWSLVIADVVAFAVGGILLWTLRGRLQPELDFAG, from the coding sequence ATGGATGCAGAAAACCTCCATTATTTTGAAAAAGCACCGATTACGAAAGCTGTTGCGCACTTTGCCGTACCGATGATGCTCGGCATGTCCATGAGCGTCATCTATTCGATCCTGAACGCCTATTTCCTCGGCACGCTGCATAATACGGCGATGCTGACCGCGCTTGCGCTGACGCTGCCGTTATTTGCGCTGATCATGGCACTGGGCAACCTGATCGGCATGGGCGCCGGTACGTTCATCTCCCGCCTGCTCGGCGAGAAAAAGTACGACCAGATCAAGCACGTCTCCGCGTTCGCCGTTTACGGCAGCCTGCTGCTCGGGCTGATCGTGATCGCTGTCGGCCTTCCGCTGATCGATCCGATCGTGCACGGCCTGGGCGCGACGCCCGGTTCTTTTGGCTTCACTAAAGACTACGTCACGGTCATGCTGATCGGCGCGCCGGTCGTCGTGCTCTGTTTTACCCTTGAAAATATCGTGCGTTCGGAAGGCGCCGCCGTCACTTCCATGGTCGGCATGATCCTGAGCGTCGTCGTGAATATCGCGCTCGACGCGCTGGCCGTCTTCGTGCTGCATGCCGGCGTTATCGGCGTGGCGTCCGCCACGATCGTCGCCAACCTGGTCGCATGCGTGTTCTACCTGTTCCATATGGGAGTGAAAAGCCCGTTTTTGACGATCTCCGTCAAATGGTTCAAAGCGACGCGGGAAATCGTCGGCAATGTGCTGAAGATCGGTATTCCGGTCTTTATCATGAGCGTGTTTCTGGGAGCCATGTCGCTGCTGCTGAATCATTTCCTGATCGAATACGGCGACCGGGCGACCGCGGCTTACGGTCTCTCGTCGCGCCTATTGCAGTTCCCGGAGTTCATCCTGATGGGGCTGTGCGAAGGCGTCGTGCCCCTGATCGCGTTCTCGTTCACCGCCAACCGGCTGCGCATGAAGCAGGCGATCGGCTTCACCGTCAAAGCGATCGCCCTGCTGGCCGCGCTGTTCGGCCTCGTCGTCTATCTGACGTCCGACCACCTGATCGGCTGGTTCACCCGCGATCCGCAGCTGATCGAGATGGGCAGCTATATCCTCCGGGTCACTTTCCTGTCCCTGTTCGTCTCGGGAGCGACCGCCCTGTTCACGGGCATCTTCCAGGCGACCGGCCAGGGAACCGCCGCGCTGGTCATGTCCGTCATTCAGGGCGTCACGCTCATTCCCGTGCTGTTCGTCGCGAACGCCGCATACGGCTTCCACGGCGTAGTCTGGTCGCTCGTGATCGCGGACGTCGTCGCTTTTGCCGTCGGCGGCATCCTGCTGTGGACGCTGCGCGGCAGGCTGCAGCCGGAGCTGGATTTCGCCGGATAA
- a CDS encoding HIRAN domain-containing protein, producing MPEKHTYHKLLLVWKSPRNKANYAVGTLELKDEQYFFYYNHEIYKQAVKEGFVPFVGLSDVETIYQSNKLFSSFERRIPNTDRNDFKRFLKSHKINSSNVEWEYLCITQGRLATDQISFIAPIIYASTSNVALLNVDIAGWSHTKDEVQDYHIDDPISVQWDASNEKDREAVEVVLDYREKLRLGYIPKPFNAFFYKVLKDGFDIHARIQAKIPEENRPLILVACEMDENSFGKLKELHYMFEVRNWI from the coding sequence ATGCCGGAAAAACATACTTATCATAAATTACTGCTAGTTTGGAAAAGTCCAAGAAATAAAGCGAATTATGCAGTAGGAACGCTTGAATTAAAGGATGAGCAATATTTCTTTTATTATAACCACGAAATTTACAAACAAGCAGTCAAAGAAGGATTCGTACCTTTTGTGGGCTTGAGCGACGTCGAGACCATTTATCAAAGCAATAAACTTTTTTCTTCATTCGAGAGAAGAATTCCTAATACCGATCGAAATGATTTTAAAAGATTTTTAAAAAGCCACAAAATTAATTCTTCAAACGTTGAATGGGAATACTTGTGCATTACACAAGGACGACTTGCAACTGACCAAATCTCTTTTATTGCGCCTATTATCTATGCATCCACCTCTAATGTTGCTTTACTGAATGTTGATATTGCAGGTTGGTCTCATACTAAAGATGAAGTACAGGATTACCATATCGATGATCCAATCAGCGTGCAGTGGGATGCGTCAAATGAGAAGGATAGAGAAGCTGTAGAAGTCGTGTTGGATTATAGGGAAAAATTGAGACTTGGTTATATTCCAAAACCTTTCAATGCATTCTTTTATAAGGTTCTAAAAGACGGGTTTGATATTCATGCGAGAATCCAAGCCAAAATTCCTGAAGAAAACCGTCCATTGATTTTGGTTGCTTGTGAGATGGATGAGAATTCTTTTGGAAAATTAAAAGAATTGCATTATATGTTTGAGGTTCGGAATTGGATCTGA
- the rbsB gene encoding ribose ABC transporter substrate-binding protein RbsB — MKKLTTTLVALLVVLMLAGCSMQPPAWARTNQASDSGKIKIGLSISTLNNPFFVSLKDGVTAEAQKLGIEVIVVDAQNDSAKQSNDVDDLLQQGVNALLVNPTDSAAISSAVQAANVLDIPVIALDRSADQGDVKALVASDNAKGGQMAAEYLVQQLGKGAKVIELQGVPGASATRERGRGFHEIADVQLDVIASQAADFDRTKGLTVMENLLQGNPGVQAVFAHNDEMALGAIEAIQSSGKDIPVVGFDGNDDALTSIRNGKLTATVAQQPDLIGQLAVNAARDVLQGKEVEASIPAPLKLVTTEDSQP, encoded by the coding sequence ATGAAAAAATTAACGACTACGCTCGTCGCTTTACTGGTTGTCTTGATGCTCGCCGGCTGCTCCATGCAGCCGCCGGCATGGGCCAGAACCAATCAGGCATCCGACTCCGGCAAGATCAAAATCGGGTTGTCGATCTCGACCTTGAACAATCCGTTCTTCGTCTCGCTCAAAGACGGCGTGACGGCGGAAGCGCAAAAACTGGGGATCGAAGTGATCGTCGTCGATGCGCAAAACGATTCGGCCAAACAAAGCAATGACGTAGACGACCTGCTTCAGCAGGGCGTGAACGCGCTGCTGGTAAATCCGACCGACTCGGCCGCGATCTCTTCCGCGGTGCAGGCGGCCAACGTGCTGGATATTCCGGTGATCGCGCTCGACCGTTCCGCGGATCAAGGCGACGTGAAGGCCCTTGTCGCCTCCGACAATGCCAAAGGCGGGCAAATGGCGGCCGAGTATCTGGTGCAGCAGCTTGGCAAAGGCGCTAAAGTAATCGAGCTGCAAGGCGTGCCGGGCGCGTCCGCGACCCGTGAACGGGGACGCGGCTTCCACGAGATTGCCGACGTGCAGCTCGACGTGATCGCCAGTCAAGCGGCCGATTTTGACCGCACCAAAGGATTGACCGTCATGGAAAATCTGCTGCAAGGCAATCCGGGCGTACAGGCCGTATTCGCGCATAACGACGAAATGGCGCTCGGCGCGATCGAAGCCATCCAAAGCTCGGGCAAAGATATTCCGGTCGTCGGCTTCGACGGAAACGACGATGCGCTGACCTCGATCCGGAACGGCAAACTGACCGCGACCGTGGCCCAGCAGCCGGATCTGATCGGCCAACTGGCCGTAAACGCCGCGCGGGACGTGCTTCAAGGCAAGGAAGTGGAAGCCTCTATTCCGGCACCTTTGAAGCTCGTGACTACAGAAGATTCGCAGCCTTAA
- the rbsC gene encoding ribose ABC transporter permease RbsC, which translates to MQKSASAADSGKRFKLSEVTQKLGPLLGFIILVVIVSILNPAFLEPLNILNLFRQVAINALIAFGMTFVILTGGIDLSVGSILALSSAFVANLMLAGVDPIFAILIGCIAGAIMGAVNGLLITKGKMAPFIATLATMTVFRGLTLVYTNGNPITGLGDDLSFQLFGRGYFLGIPVPAITMMIVFAILWTILHKTAFGRKTYAIGGNEKAAIVSGIKVHRVKIMIYSLAGLLSALAGAILMSRLNSAQPTAGQSYELDAIAAVVLGGTSLTGGRGWIVGTLIGALIIATLNNGLNLLGVSSFFQMVVKGVVILIAVLIDRKRSA; encoded by the coding sequence ATGCAAAAATCAGCTTCCGCAGCCGACTCCGGCAAACGTTTCAAATTATCGGAGGTTACGCAAAAACTCGGTCCATTGCTCGGGTTTATCATTTTGGTCGTGATCGTGTCGATATTGAACCCGGCATTTTTGGAACCGCTTAATATTCTGAATCTGTTTCGCCAGGTGGCGATTAACGCGCTGATCGCGTTCGGCATGACCTTCGTCATTTTGACCGGCGGCATCGACCTTTCGGTTGGATCGATCCTGGCCTTATCCAGCGCGTTCGTAGCCAATCTGATGCTGGCCGGCGTCGATCCGATCTTCGCGATTCTGATCGGCTGTATCGCCGGCGCGATCATGGGGGCGGTGAACGGCCTGTTGATCACAAAAGGCAAAATGGCTCCGTTCATCGCGACGCTTGCCACGATGACCGTTTTCCGGGGCTTGACGCTCGTCTACACCAACGGAAATCCGATCACGGGTCTGGGCGACGATCTATCGTTCCAATTGTTCGGCCGCGGTTATTTCTTGGGGATTCCGGTTCCGGCGATCACCATGATGATCGTATTCGCGATCCTCTGGACGATTTTGCATAAAACGGCTTTTGGCCGCAAAACGTACGCGATCGGCGGCAACGAAAAAGCGGCCATCGTATCGGGCATTAAAGTACACCGCGTCAAGATCATGATCTACAGCCTGGCCGGTCTGCTGTCCGCCTTGGCGGGCGCCATCCTGATGTCCCGTCTGAATTCCGCGCAGCCTACGGCCGGACAATCGTACGAACTGGATGCGATCGCGGCGGTCGTGCTGGGCGGAACCAGCCTGACGGGCGGACGCGGATGGATCGTCGGTACGCTGATCGGCGCGCTGATTATCGCTACGCTCAACAACGGTCTGAATCTGCTCGGCGTCTCCTCGTTTTTCCAGATGGTGGTCAAAGGCGTCGTGATCCTGATTGCCGTACTGATCGACCGCAAACGGTCGGCTTAA
- a CDS encoding sugar ABC transporter ATP-binding protein, protein MHIEMQGIHKAFGTNQVLKGVDFELRAGEVHALMGENGAGKSTLMNILVGLHALDEGHITVDGKETYFANPGEAEKHGITFIHQELNIWPEMTVLENLFIGRELNLPYGLLDTRKMKRLAREQLQRLSVDLPLNKEAGACSVGQQQMIEIAKALMTEAKVIIMDEPTAALTEREIVKLFEIIRSLRAEGVSVVYISHRMEEIFAICDRITVMRDGITVDTKEIPATNFDEVVRKMVGRELTERYPKRNPKPGDVILEVKNATRRGLFENISFNVRAGEVVGFSGLMGAGRTEIMRAIFGLDKLDSGQIILRGKKINIRRPEDAVRHGIGFITEDRKDEGLVLDFSIRENMALPNLFSFTSKGFISSRKEREFVDTLIKRLQVKTQSAETPASSLSGGNQQKVVIAKWIGIGPSLLILDEPTRGVDVGAKREIYQLINELTDRGVAIIMVSSELPEVLGMSDRIIVVHEGHIGGELAGSEATQENIMTLATGGQ, encoded by the coding sequence ATGCATATCGAAATGCAGGGCATTCATAAAGCTTTCGGTACGAACCAGGTATTGAAAGGTGTCGATTTCGAACTCAGGGCAGGCGAAGTGCATGCGCTGATGGGCGAGAACGGCGCGGGCAAGTCCACCTTGATGAATATCTTGGTTGGACTGCACGCGCTGGACGAAGGCCATATTACGGTCGACGGAAAAGAAACGTATTTCGCGAATCCCGGCGAGGCCGAAAAACATGGCATCACGTTTATTCACCAAGAACTGAATATATGGCCGGAAATGACCGTGCTGGAGAATCTGTTTATCGGCCGGGAACTGAACCTGCCGTACGGACTGCTGGATACGCGAAAAATGAAACGCCTTGCCCGTGAGCAGCTTCAGCGCTTGTCCGTCGACCTGCCGCTGAACAAGGAAGCCGGTGCTTGTTCGGTCGGACAGCAGCAGATGATCGAAATCGCCAAAGCGTTGATGACGGAAGCCAAAGTCATCATCATGGACGAGCCGACAGCGGCATTGACCGAACGCGAGATCGTCAAGCTGTTCGAAATCATTCGTTCGCTGAGAGCAGAAGGCGTGTCCGTCGTGTACATTTCGCACCGAATGGAAGAGATCTTCGCGATCTGCGACCGGATCACCGTGATGCGCGACGGCATTACGGTGGATACGAAAGAGATCCCGGCGACGAACTTTGACGAAGTCGTTCGCAAGATGGTCGGACGCGAACTGACCGAGCGTTATCCGAAGCGGAATCCGAAGCCCGGCGACGTCATATTGGAAGTAAAAAACGCGACGCGGCGCGGATTATTCGAAAACATCAGCTTCAACGTCCGGGCCGGGGAAGTCGTCGGCTTTTCGGGTCTGATGGGCGCGGGGCGCACGGAAATCATGCGGGCGATCTTCGGTCTGGACAAGCTTGACAGCGGCCAGATCATACTGCGGGGCAAAAAGATCAATATCCGCCGCCCGGAAGACGCAGTACGGCATGGAATCGGCTTCATTACCGAAGACCGCAAAGACGAAGGTCTTGTGCTCGACTTCTCGATTCGCGAAAACATGGCGCTGCCGAACCTGTTCAGTTTTACGTCCAAAGGCTTTATCTCATCGCGCAAAGAGCGCGAGTTCGTGGATACGCTGATCAAGCGATTGCAGGTCAAAACGCAGTCCGCCGAGACGCCGGCCAGCAGCCTGTCGGGAGGCAACCAACAAAAGGTCGTCATCGCCAAATGGATCGGCATCGGACCGAGTCTGCTCATTCTCGACGAACCGACGCGCGGCGTGGACGTGGGCGCCAAGCGTGAAATCTATCAGTTGATCAACGAGCTGACGGACCGCGGCGTGGCGATCATTATGGTGTCCTCCGAGCTTCCCGAGGTACTGGGCATGAGCGATCGGATCATCGTGGTGCATGAAGGCCATATCGGCGGCGAGCTTGCGGGCAGCGAAGCGACGCAGGAAAACATTATGACTTTAGCGACAGGAGGACAATAA
- the rbsD gene encoding D-ribose pyranase: protein MKKHGILNSHISKVLSDLGHTDYIVIADLGLPVPPGVPRIDLALTYGVPGFEQVVEIVAADMEIEQVMIAEEMIGQNEAAYAFMHQTFEAASIESCSHETFKKLTAGAKAIIRTGEAKPYANCILYAGVCFGNEE from the coding sequence ATGAAAAAACACGGCATACTGAACAGTCATATCTCCAAAGTGTTGTCTGATCTGGGGCATACCGATTATATCGTCATCGCCGACCTCGGCCTTCCGGTGCCGCCGGGCGTGCCCAGGATCGACCTGGCGTTGACCTACGGCGTTCCCGGTTTCGAGCAGGTGGTCGAAATTGTAGCTGCCGATATGGAGATCGAGCAAGTCATGATCGCAGAAGAGATGATCGGGCAAAACGAAGCGGCTTACGCGTTCATGCACCAGACTTTTGAAGCGGCATCAATCGAATCATGCAGTCACGAAACGTTCAAGAAGCTGACCGCGGGCGCCAAAGCCATTATCCGTACCGGCGAAGCCAAGCCTTATGCCAACTGTATTTTATACGCCGGCGTTTGTTTTGGAAACGAAGAATAG
- the rbsK gene encoding ribokinase, whose product MSAYTKKQPRVVVVGSCSMDLVVTSSRRPGAGETVLGESFKTVPGGKGANQAVAAARLGADVSMIGRVGDDSLGQTILDNLKQNGVCTDNVEPVTHCESGTAHIILAEGDNSIIVVEAANRHVTPEYVEQARAVIEQADIVLIQQEIPAETVLLVSRICKQSGVPLLLNPAPARPVEAEVIDNSAYLTPNEHEASLLFDGAELGESLRKYPNRLIVTEGSRGARYFDGQEEAVVPSYPVEAVDTTGAGDTFNAAFAVALAEGKSIADSLRFANRAASLSVTRFGAQGGMPKRAEVEEALA is encoded by the coding sequence ATGAGCGCATATACGAAAAAACAACCGCGCGTCGTCGTGGTCGGAAGTTGTTCGATGGATCTGGTCGTGACGTCTTCCAGACGGCCGGGGGCCGGGGAGACGGTGCTTGGAGAAAGCTTCAAAACGGTGCCGGGCGGAAAAGGAGCCAACCAGGCGGTAGCCGCGGCAAGGCTGGGCGCGGACGTTTCCATGATCGGACGGGTTGGCGACGATTCGCTGGGGCAGACCATTTTGGACAACCTGAAACAAAACGGGGTTTGTACAGACAATGTGGAACCGGTTACACATTGTGAAAGCGGAACAGCGCATATCATTTTGGCGGAAGGCGATAACAGCATCATCGTCGTCGAAGCGGCCAACCGCCACGTAACGCCCGAATATGTGGAGCAAGCGCGCGCCGTGATCGAACAGGCCGACATCGTACTGATTCAGCAGGAGATTCCGGCCGAGACGGTGCTGCTGGTCAGCCGTATTTGCAAGCAGTCCGGCGTTCCTTTGCTGCTGAATCCTGCGCCTGCTCGCCCCGTGGAAGCGGAAGTCATCGACAACAGCGCCTATTTGACCCCGAACGAGCACGAAGCGAGCCTGCTGTTCGACGGAGCGGAGCTCGGCGAAAGTTTGCGGAAGTATCCGAATCGCCTGATCGTGACGGAAGGAAGCCGCGGCGCCCGTTATTTCGACGGACAAGAAGAAGCGGTCGTGCCTTCTTATCCGGTCGAAGCCGTCGATACGACGGGGGCGGGCGATACGTTCAATGCGGCATTTGCGGTCGCTTTGGCCGAAGGGAAAAGCATCGCAGACAGCTTGCGCTTCGCCAATCGTGCAGCTTCGTTGTCCGTCACGCGCTTCGGCGCGCAGGGCGGCATGCCGAAGCGCGCCGAAGTGGAGGAGGCGCTGGCATGA